The following proteins are co-located in the Candidatus Accumulibacter cognatus genome:
- a CDS encoding DUF4349 domain-containing protein: protein MRFPFLLSIALLTLPGCGNHAETSSLAVPAAAVQGQSPGEKRAARSPSIAYEHSLHLDVHEDKIGSVYEAVQAACREATADKCVLLESRLDTGNHASATLRLRARPTGIEKLLTLLSIQGSVTHISRTAEDLAQPMADHSRKLAMLHDYRSRLEVLRVRAGSNIDSLIRINKELAQVQNDIEALDGEIARLRQRVETEILNVHLDAVHHRSFMRPLSQALANFTSHLSEGLSSAITGLAYVIPWSIMLFVFAWGAGKLWGRSKRARARHDLGREDR from the coding sequence ATGAGATTTCCCTTTCTGCTGTCGATAGCGCTACTGACCCTGCCTGGCTGCGGCAATCATGCCGAAACGTCCAGCCTGGCGGTACCTGCGGCAGCCGTTCAAGGTCAATCCCCAGGAGAGAAGCGAGCAGCCCGGAGTCCATCCATCGCCTATGAGCATTCGCTGCATCTCGATGTGCACGAGGACAAGATCGGCTCCGTATATGAGGCAGTGCAGGCCGCCTGCCGTGAAGCGACAGCTGACAAATGCGTGCTACTCGAATCGAGACTGGATACCGGCAACCATGCCTCCGCCACATTGAGATTGCGTGCAAGACCAACGGGCATCGAGAAACTGCTGACTCTGCTGAGTATCCAGGGTAGCGTCACCCATATCTCGAGGACAGCAGAAGACCTCGCCCAACCGATGGCCGATCATTCAAGAAAACTCGCCATGCTGCATGACTACCGGTCGAGACTCGAGGTTCTGCGTGTTCGTGCCGGGAGCAACATCGATTCCTTGATCAGGATCAACAAGGAACTGGCCCAGGTCCAGAACGACATCGAGGCACTCGATGGCGAAATCGCCCGCTTGCGTCAGCGTGTCGAAACCGAGATTCTCAATGTCCACCTCGATGCTGTTCACCATCGCTCGTTCATGCGTCCGCTATCACAGGCGCTGGCAAATTTCACGTCGCATCTGTCGGAAGGCTTGTCGAGTGCAATCACCGGTCTGGCTTACGTGATTCCCTGGTCGATCATGCTCTTCGTCTTTGCCTGGGGCGCCGGCAAGCTCTGGGGTCGCAGCAAGCGGGCACGGGCCAGGCACGACCTCGGACGGGAAGATCGATGA
- a CDS encoding Na+/H+ antiporter subunit G produces MNALSEATVAALIVLGALFVLLGSIGLARLPDFLTRLHGPTKATTLGVGALLLASAIFFSSCENGGISLHELAILFFLFISAPVTAHLLAKAALHRQAMVDDGRRRVRARKECQKGP; encoded by the coding sequence ATGAACGCACTGAGCGAAGCCACCGTCGCCGCCCTGATCGTCCTCGGCGCCCTGTTCGTCCTGCTCGGTTCGATCGGTCTGGCGCGCCTGCCGGATTTCCTGACTCGCCTGCACGGTCCGACCAAAGCGACGACGCTCGGCGTCGGGGCACTGCTGCTCGCTTCGGCGATCTTCTTTTCAAGCTGCGAGAACGGCGGCATCAGCCTGCACGAGCTGGCGATCTTGTTTTTCCTATTCATCAGCGCGCCCGTCACCGCGCACCTGCTGGCCAAGGCCGCGCTGCACCGACAGGCGATGGTTGATGATGGCAGGCGACGGGTAAGGGCCAGGAAGGAATGCCAGAAAGGCCCGTGA
- a CDS encoding DMT family transporter has protein sequence MNARTPPGATAFALMILLCATWGFQQVAIKIAGQSVSPLMQSGLRSAIALLLLILWARWRGLALAQADGTLCAGLLAGSLFALEFAFIYLGLSYTTASRMIVALYTAPCFTVLGLHCFVPGEEMRRRHLLGVVLAFSGIVLGFADASGSRPDAWIGDLLGLLAALGWAATTVLIRASGLARISATKVLFYQLAVSAACLLPLSLLIGETGITHLSAPVLLALAYQGVIVAFASYLVWFWLLTRYLTTRLSVFSFLTPLFGVSFGVLLLGDRLTTSFAAAAACVSAGIVLVNLPAGRQTVRPEDSP, from the coding sequence ATGAACGCACGCACGCCGCCGGGAGCCACCGCTTTCGCCCTGATGATCCTGCTCTGTGCCACCTGGGGTTTTCAGCAGGTGGCCATCAAGATTGCCGGCCAGAGCGTCAGCCCGCTGATGCAGTCCGGCCTGCGCTCGGCAATCGCCTTGCTGCTGCTGATCCTCTGGGCACGCTGGCGTGGCCTGGCGCTCGCCCAGGCGGACGGGACCCTGTGCGCCGGCCTGCTTGCGGGCTCCCTGTTTGCCCTTGAATTCGCCTTCATCTACCTCGGGCTCTCGTACACCACTGCGTCGCGGATGATCGTTGCTCTCTACACCGCACCCTGCTTCACGGTGCTCGGCCTGCATTGTTTCGTTCCGGGAGAAGAGATGCGTCGGCGACACCTCCTGGGGGTCGTACTGGCTTTTTCCGGCATCGTTCTCGGCTTCGCCGATGCGAGCGGTTCCAGACCGGACGCCTGGATCGGCGATCTCCTGGGTCTGCTGGCGGCGCTTGGCTGGGCGGCGACGACGGTGCTGATTCGAGCCAGCGGACTGGCGAGGATCAGCGCCACCAAGGTGCTTTTCTACCAGCTCGCGGTGTCGGCCGCCTGCTTGCTGCCGCTCTCCCTGTTGATCGGCGAGACCGGGATCACCCATCTGAGCGCGCCGGTGCTCCTGGCCCTGGCCTACCAGGGCGTGATCGTCGCCTTCGCCAGTTATCTCGTCTGGTTCTGGCTGCTGACCCGCTACCTCACCACAAGACTGTCGGTGTTCTCCTTCCTCACCCCGCTGTTTGGCGTCTCCTTCGGCGTTCTCCTGCTCGGCGACCGCCTGACGACGAGCTTTGCCGCTGCCGCAGCCTGCGTCAGCGCCGGCATCGTGCTGGTCAATCTGCCGGCCGGGCGGCAAACAGTTCGCCCGGAAGATTCGCCCTGA
- a CDS encoding K+/H+ antiporter subunit F, which translates to MLNSAIEMAFVLIGAALALNLYRLLRGPDTSDRILALDTLGINAIALLVLFGINSASTAYFEAALLLALLGFVGTVALCKFLLRGDIIE; encoded by the coding sequence ATGCTGAATTCCGCCATCGAGATGGCCTTCGTCCTGATCGGCGCAGCCCTGGCACTCAACCTCTATCGACTGCTGCGCGGACCCGACACCAGCGACCGCATTTTGGCGCTCGACACCCTGGGAATCAACGCCATCGCGCTCCTGGTGCTGTTCGGCATCAACAGCGCCAGCACCGCCTATTTCGAGGCGGCGCTGCTGCTGGCGCTGCTCGGCTTCGTCGGCACCGTCGCGCTGTGCAAGTTCCTGCTGCGCGGAGACATCATCGAATGA
- a CDS encoding IS66 family transposase, producing the protein MYLRKHDLLQMDDDWLKRLPAELLLEVSKRLLHDVKELQDRLHRNPENSSRPPTSQAPWAKPEGPEESTVPVIETLPGETETEVTEVEEDTAKAAVKPSTAAKASRKKAGKQPGSPGYGRTQKLAVTGTCDHRPENCTACAQALSADAPSKRYTAWDEIDIAPPVEGQIGLMFLIIRHYLLETNCDHCDHVSRAQPWRSAGEHEWEQVELGEWRLVGPQLAGLIVFLALRLRLSRPRIREALMEMFGLLLSVGVIDETLREAGRASFPLEDVLVADLLQEPQLNVDETSWPENRLLLWLWALVTPWTVLFVIGPRHAEMLENVLQDGYYGILISDGYRVYRAWLNRLRCWPHLIRKLRGLAESSDGRVSGVGQEMEGLMHTLKDAIYAARIDLPPEGLPFLYATHVDRLKSLCTAHWSDAHPALRSVAREFLYDWEVIMRPLGEPHLPLSNNAAEQALRHWVIARHISHGTRSEAGTRAFALLASVIETCRLRGASSWRYLGTVIRAARKGLELPPLPAIPAAA; encoded by the coding sequence ATGTACCTGCGTAAGCACGACCTTCTCCAGATGGACGACGACTGGCTGAAAAGGCTGCCGGCGGAGCTATTGCTGGAAGTGTCGAAGCGTCTGCTGCACGACGTCAAGGAGTTGCAGGATCGGCTGCACCGGAACCCGGAGAACAGCTCGCGTCCGCCGACCAGTCAGGCGCCCTGGGCGAAACCCGAAGGCCCTGAGGAGAGCACTGTTCCGGTCATCGAGACTTTGCCCGGCGAGACCGAGACAGAAGTCACCGAGGTCGAGGAAGACACGGCCAAAGCCGCCGTGAAGCCTTCGACAGCGGCGAAAGCTTCCCGCAAGAAAGCGGGCAAGCAGCCCGGCAGCCCGGGCTACGGCCGGACGCAAAAGCTCGCGGTCACTGGCACCTGCGATCACCGCCCTGAGAACTGTACCGCTTGTGCGCAGGCGCTTTCAGCGGACGCTCCTTCGAAGCGTTACACCGCCTGGGACGAGATCGACATTGCACCACCGGTCGAGGGCCAGATTGGGCTGATGTTCCTTATCATCCGCCACTATCTGCTCGAAACGAACTGCGACCACTGCGACCATGTCAGCCGTGCGCAGCCCTGGCGGTCCGCAGGAGAGCATGAGTGGGAGCAGGTTGAGTTGGGCGAATGGCGCCTGGTTGGTCCGCAGTTGGCCGGACTCATCGTGTTCCTTGCGCTGCGCCTGCGTCTGTCCCGGCCGCGGATTCGGGAGGCGCTGATGGAAATGTTTGGCCTGCTGCTCAGTGTCGGCGTGATCGACGAGACCCTCCGGGAAGCCGGGCGCGCCAGTTTTCCGCTGGAGGACGTGCTGGTGGCCGACCTCCTGCAGGAACCGCAACTGAATGTGGATGAGACCTCCTGGCCGGAGAACCGCCTGCTGCTCTGGCTGTGGGCCTTGGTAACCCCCTGGACGGTCCTCTTCGTGATTGGCCCGCGGCACGCGGAAATGCTGGAGAATGTCCTGCAGGATGGCTATTACGGCATCCTGATCAGCGATGGTTACCGTGTCTACCGGGCCTGGCTGAATCGCCTGCGCTGCTGGCCGCATCTGATACGGAAGCTGCGGGGCCTGGCCGAATCCAGCGATGGCCGGGTATCTGGCGTCGGGCAGGAGATGGAAGGCCTCATGCACACGCTGAAGGATGCCATCTACGCGGCGCGGATCGATCTTCCGCCGGAAGGGCTACCCTTCCTCTACGCGACCCATGTCGATCGGCTGAAGAGCCTGTGCACCGCTCACTGGAGTGATGCCCACCCGGCGCTGCGCAGCGTCGCGCGTGAATTCCTCTACGACTGGGAGGTGATCATGCGTCCGCTCGGCGAGCCGCATTTGCCGCTCTCCAACAACGCCGCCGAACAGGCCCTGCGCCACTGGGTCATTGCCCGCCACATCAGCCACGGCACGCGCTCCGAAGCGGGTACGCGTGCTTTCGCTCTCCTCGCCAGCGTCATCGAAACTTGCCGTCTTCGCGGCGCCTCCTCATGGCGCTATCTCGGCACTGTCATCCGGGCGGCTCGCAAGGGCCTGGAACTTCCCCCGCTTCCCGCTATCCCGGCAGCAGCGTAA
- a CDS encoding PEP-CTERM sorting domain-containing protein (PEP-CTERM proteins occur, often in large numbers, in the proteomes of bacteria that also encode an exosortase, a predicted intramembrane cysteine proteinase. The presence of a PEP-CTERM domain at a protein's C-terminus predicts cleavage within the sorting domain, followed by covalent anchoring to some some component of the (usually Gram-negative) cell surface. Many PEP-CTERM proteins exhibit an unusual sequence composition that includes large numbers of potential glycosylation sites. Expression of one such protein has been shown restore the ability of a bacterium to form floc, a type of biofilm.): MKAKMAKKLLAGLLAGVSLMVLPCMEAGAVPVLNGSNGHYYEVIDSPITWSDANSAASAMTHLGAAGHLVTITSSSENIFLTSTFGALAIHLHWTGGVQQPGSTEPADGWSWVTGEAFAYSNWEPGEPNNSGGTEDRIVFDHGVHADGKAWNDLNGATSADGYVVEFDTVPVPEPSIVGLLGFGLTGLMLARRRVRGRTSN; this comes from the coding sequence ATGAAGGCAAAGATGGCGAAAAAACTCCTGGCGGGGCTATTGGCCGGCGTGTCACTGATGGTGCTGCCATGCATGGAGGCTGGAGCGGTTCCGGTCTTGAATGGCAGCAATGGTCACTACTATGAGGTTATTGATTCGCCGATAACCTGGAGCGACGCCAATTCCGCCGCGTCGGCCATGACGCATCTCGGTGCAGCGGGTCATCTGGTCACGATCACGAGTTCCTCAGAAAACATCTTCCTTACCTCAACATTTGGTGCCCTAGCTATTCACCTTCACTGGACGGGTGGGGTGCAGCAGCCCGGCTCGACGGAACCCGCTGATGGCTGGTCGTGGGTCACTGGTGAGGCGTTTGCCTACTCCAATTGGGAACCCGGAGAGCCGAACAATTCGGGAGGGACCGAGGACAGAATCGTATTCGACCATGGTGTTCATGCCGATGGAAAGGCCTGGAACGATTTGAACGGGGCTACCTCTGCTGATGGCTATGTCGTTGAATTCGATACCGTGCCAGTTCCGGAACCCTCGATCGTTGGGCTACTGGGCTTCGGTCTAACCGGGCTGATGCTGGCACGGCGGCGCGTGAGGGGTCGTACCAGCAATTAG